Proteins encoded together in one Synechococcus sp. BL107 window:
- the rnc gene encoding ribonuclease III, translating into MDSTRTKNLLELLRAIGLQELNSSKLMNLVDEALTHISAGRGKNFERLEFLGDAVLRLAATEFIDHHYPNLPVGSCSSLRAQLVSDRWLTQLGEKLQLESFLVIGPKALGDEAARATLHADATEALIGAIYSGSDNNLEPIHQWLTPQWQQTTADVFATPHLFNGKSILQEWSQAEGLGLPNYITTEQSCRHGDPERFKSHVQVGTRLGADGFGRSRKYAEQNAASNAVQSLHNNAKILSKDRTSQGADES; encoded by the coding sequence TTGGACAGCACACGAACAAAAAACCTGCTGGAGCTACTGCGGGCGATTGGCCTGCAAGAGCTCAACTCGTCCAAGCTGATGAACCTGGTGGACGAAGCGCTCACCCACATCTCGGCTGGCCGAGGCAAAAACTTTGAGCGATTGGAATTCCTAGGCGATGCCGTGCTGCGTCTAGCCGCAACGGAATTCATCGACCATCACTACCCCAACCTCCCTGTGGGAAGCTGCTCAAGCTTGCGGGCCCAGCTCGTAAGTGACCGCTGGCTCACACAACTGGGAGAGAAACTTCAGCTCGAGTCATTTCTGGTAATTGGACCCAAAGCTCTGGGGGATGAAGCGGCCAGAGCAACTCTGCATGCCGATGCCACCGAGGCGCTGATCGGTGCGATCTATAGCGGTAGCGACAACAACTTGGAGCCCATCCACCAATGGCTGACGCCCCAGTGGCAACAAACCACAGCCGACGTGTTTGCTACGCCCCATCTATTTAACGGCAAAAGCATTCTTCAGGAATGGAGCCAGGCCGAAGGCCTCGGCTTACCGAACTACATAACCACTGAGCAAAGCTGTCGCCATGGCGATCCAGAACGGTTTAAAAGCCACGTACAGGTGGGAACACGACTAGGCGCAGATGGCTTCGGCCGTTCTCGAAAATATGCTGAGCAAAATGCCGCGTCTAATGCGGTGCAAAGTCTTCATAACAACGCAAAAATTCTTTCTAAAGACAGGACAAGTCAAGGAGCAGATGAGTCTTAA
- a CDS encoding rhamnan synthesis F family protein, which translates to MNKSLSKQFSLHLSNRDFVAAIEVIKQARSLNYPNALINYWENSLSKLEPGFRHPLDYAQEPNTNNNSLSLKLGPNLRNEFRNIVYKYCEENNIGIDIINRVVDITFANLDLSDGKIVVPDLTANKPTENLLHYSAYQYSIENPDVSEAVKKGIIPSEIDHFLRCGYIEILYGKRYCSTCFSHEREKYTGKLLYIVDDYKKLDEEESNILKSPQLDKLMGDILGLKDNTVYTSSGSSLDIEAYLFQNISEYHNICILLPHKTLAPAANKWILDIKLKDRTAIFGYSTSQGKFCSVSEYSYANMLASDVTNGCVIVNSIEALSVVAELRDYETGYGFYHALVLQMQKNGVEFCLKTEILSQTRNDENIKINSEKNDCWSPFFWATSANNRSTCPLTLIRRDFIKTWTKEVAHRSKSNGVINTEDNLSIDREKLVMKLKPSVDNMVAIIIPFKDKIHLLENCADSLMAKKEEVGFKIYAIDNNSSEPGTFEGLERLKNKYQDQFICINSPGEFNYSKINNGAVSIVEEEYILFLNNDILIDSSFAITTLLNTHYFYNAIITGSKLLYPSGKIQHNGLAITQEKHIAVHSPFRGQNTNLNHELKTDFDSHPWDRTHECSAVTAACMLMKKEDFLSIGGFDETFKVAYNDVDLCFRAKEKYITRPIICCTDTKILHLESESRGLDNDNEKAARLYHERVKLVNRHENIFNHPDIFTGINSTFDDIQRFIKTSFDRKFIDLSSSRTSDINLEELDIYESNDGKTQKYACIFVHYDKDSLISADCVHHVEKLSEYCDLFFVSSSEYLKKLPEQVKKIKPFCKQILIRKNSGYDFGCWSHVIRKNYGQLCEYKGVLLANDSNWGPLDDFSDTFLKINNLLNDVDYIGLTSSTTPTWHLQSFFVMYSKKVFSSSYFKQHWFNIGILNSKFDIVMRYEVDWCTRLKRLGFTGTSLYGNSSTASNPTHVDWEKLIKNKYPYLKKELIRENPLRIDLSELPTILSSYDWGWRDALLDYLKRYGKEKSNIAASLRPNESLYEQPSVTE; encoded by the coding sequence ATGAACAAATCTCTTAGCAAGCAGTTCTCTTTACACCTATCAAATAGGGACTTTGTTGCAGCAATTGAAGTTATCAAACAAGCCCGTTCACTTAATTACCCTAATGCGCTTATTAATTACTGGGAAAATTCACTTTCAAAACTAGAGCCCGGATTCCGTCATCCGTTAGATTATGCACAAGAACCAAACACAAATAATAATAGCTTAAGCTTGAAGTTGGGACCTAATCTGAGAAACGAATTCCGGAATATTGTATACAAGTATTGCGAAGAAAATAACATTGGCATAGACATAATTAACAGAGTTGTCGATATAACATTTGCAAATTTAGATTTAAGTGACGGAAAAATAGTAGTCCCCGATCTGACAGCAAACAAACCAACTGAAAATCTTTTACATTATTCTGCTTATCAATACTCAATTGAGAATCCCGATGTATCTGAAGCAGTCAAGAAGGGGATAATACCATCCGAAATTGACCACTTTTTAAGGTGCGGCTACATTGAAATTCTCTACGGGAAACGTTATTGTTCGACTTGCTTTTCACATGAACGAGAAAAATATACCGGAAAACTTCTTTATATTGTAGATGATTACAAAAAATTGGACGAGGAGGAAAGTAATATTTTAAAGTCTCCTCAATTAGATAAATTAATGGGAGATATACTTGGCCTAAAAGATAATACTGTCTATACCAGTAGTGGATCAAGCTTGGACATTGAAGCATATCTTTTTCAAAATATATCAGAATATCACAACATATGCATACTTTTACCACATAAGACTTTAGCCCCTGCAGCCAATAAATGGATTCTTGATATCAAGTTAAAAGATCGAACTGCTATTTTTGGCTATTCTACAAGCCAAGGCAAATTTTGCTCTGTATCAGAATACTCATATGCAAATATGCTGGCCTCTGACGTTACAAATGGATGCGTAATAGTTAATTCTATTGAGGCATTATCTGTGGTAGCTGAACTTAGAGACTATGAAACTGGATATGGTTTTTATCATGCTTTAGTCCTTCAAATGCAAAAGAATGGGGTGGAATTTTGTTTAAAAACCGAAATACTAAGTCAAACTAGAAATGATGAGAATATAAAAATAAATTCTGAAAAAAATGATTGCTGGTCACCCTTTTTCTGGGCAACATCAGCTAATAATAGAAGCACATGTCCCTTAACTTTAATTCGACGCGATTTTATTAAAACCTGGACTAAAGAGGTAGCACATAGAAGTAAAAGTAATGGCGTTATAAATACTGAAGATAACCTTTCGATAGATCGAGAAAAATTGGTGATGAAGTTAAAACCAAGTGTAGACAATATGGTTGCCATAATTATTCCATTTAAAGACAAGATACATTTGCTTGAGAATTGTGCTGACTCATTAATGGCCAAAAAAGAAGAGGTAGGTTTTAAAATTTATGCAATTGACAATAACTCTAGCGAGCCAGGAACTTTTGAAGGTTTAGAGCGATTGAAAAACAAATATCAAGATCAGTTCATCTGCATAAACTCTCCTGGAGAATTTAATTATTCCAAAATCAACAATGGAGCCGTCAGTATTGTTGAAGAAGAATATATTTTATTTTTAAATAATGACATATTGATTGATTCAAGCTTTGCGATAACTACACTCTTAAACACTCACTACTTTTATAATGCCATCATAACAGGCTCAAAATTACTATACCCAAGTGGTAAAATACAGCATAATGGATTAGCAATTACGCAAGAAAAACATATTGCAGTTCATAGTCCATTTAGAGGACAAAATACAAATTTGAATCATGAACTGAAAACAGATTTCGATTCACATCCATGGGATCGAACCCATGAATGCTCTGCAGTGACAGCCGCATGTATGCTCATGAAGAAGGAAGATTTTCTCAGTATTGGTGGTTTTGATGAAACATTTAAAGTTGCTTATAATGATGTAGATTTATGCTTTCGAGCAAAGGAAAAATATATAACAAGGCCTATCATATGCTGTACGGATACAAAAATATTACATTTAGAATCTGAATCAAGAGGCTTGGATAATGACAATGAGAAGGCAGCCCGTCTTTATCATGAAAGAGTCAAACTGGTAAATCGACATGAGAATATATTTAATCATCCCGATATATTTACAGGTATCAATAGCACTTTTGATGATATACAAAGGTTTATAAAAACAAGTTTTGATCGTAAATTCATCGATCTGTCGTCATCACGGACATCAGATATAAATCTTGAAGAGCTCGATATTTATGAATCAAATGACGGTAAGACACAAAAATATGCCTGCATATTTGTGCATTATGACAAAGACTCTCTGATCTCCGCAGATTGTGTTCATCATGTAGAGAAACTAAGTGAATATTGTGATCTTTTCTTTGTTTCTAGTTCTGAATATCTAAAAAAATTACCAGAGCAAGTTAAAAAGATTAAACCTTTTTGCAAACAAATTTTAATCCGTAAGAATAGTGGTTATGATTTTGGATGTTGGTCGCATGTAATCAGAAAAAACTATGGTCAACTTTGTGAATATAAAGGCGTGCTACTGGCCAACGACAGCAATTGGGGTCCATTAGACGATTTTTCTGACACTTTTTTAAAGATCAATAATCTTTTGAATGACGTAGATTACATAGGATTAACTTCTTCAACAACACCAACATGGCACCTGCAAAGCTTTTTTGTAATGTACTCCAAGAAAGTGTTTAGCTCATCATACTTTAAACAGCACTGGTTTAACATCGGTATACTCAACTCAAAGTTTGATATAGTTATGAGGTATGAAGTTGATTGGTGTACTCGGCTCAAAAGATTAGGTTTTACCGGTACGTCATTATATGGAAACTCATCCACTGCTAGCAATCCAACACATGTGGATTGGGAAAAATTGATCAAAAATAAATATCCATACCTCAAAAAAGAATTAATCAGGGAAAATCCTTTGAGAATTGATCTAAGCGAATTGCCAACAATTTTGTCATCTTACGATTGGGGTTGGAGAGATGCTTTGTTAGATTACTTAAAACGTTATGGCAAGGAGAAATCAAATATAGCAGCATCACTTCGGCCTAATGAATCACTATATGAGCAACCCTCAGTGACCGAATGA
- a CDS encoding rhamnan synthesis F family protein has translation MSTTLEPILSFSRRAYISKVKGDIYANYAISSQCETLGFPTNFVDSLRSFYQIRQNYIDLIRPYCCSRHYFSSYLNSDLYYKIHSLDQYPIIENSSDIQGTEIADIKQFAIQSGYFDPNFYRLTNPDLYHCSNAELVNHFFDNSVNEPNRDPSQYFSVSQYYNLHPDVKDAQLNALRHYLMYGNIDERQHAPSNKILDSLVTLRDHIDILDHSGKCKTSIFQECQVAIYLHIYYPESLHEFLEYLTVLPSQIRLVITTTTSEKKELIIEILERALLINRLDLCHVYHENKGRDIGAFINIYDELIKYDVVCKLHAKKSPHLGEFGKSWFRYLIRSTIGNQSAIENIVNILYHSKDIGILAPTSFQGTNNHDWASNFDISQSISDHIFNSELDINKEKLRYPSATVFWFKPEALNQQQFRSIQPDFFPEEPIPIDGTTAHSLERLIPYISILNGLKTLYYFDPSLYLKSIKEWNVLESIKACDDRNTFIIVGHDASNSGAPRTALALQRSLINDLNLNCIVILLNDGPLLQAYKDNGPTFVFKNNLVHSYLNAVFKYSDRLLNVVTNTVITAVVGQLAQAYGHTHVALVHENADTGYWPSEMFGHALNGDLCVFPGEGVAQAAYTICNIDAPKNVAIRPQGIYRHNFPDLLIDECYESVRTELGIPKDSKIILGCGTIEPRKGVDIFIETADFFLNNSSENIFFLWIGDLPASKCDDRNWAEQLLDKLKDLPNSNCLILGGCTKADRYFQACDVFYLTSRKDPFPGVVLEAMACKKPIIAFEDATDVGNAFNDGTGGFLLSQFDVTLAAEKIYLYIKNPQLAYDAGIHNENVIQRDYIFSKYANFLIERSNLLRSAKLQSDSVISFIVPIFKTPLLYLQQLLSSVQSQSYPNWELCLGGGDLDQDVLSYLNYKMLSDHRIKYIEVNSSEQGISVNSNAAISICTGKYIALLDHDDLLSANCALEIISIHEENDCDFVYTAEDKVDGTGLNFYGPVYKNVYSEEKLLKNNYITHLSSFSRELIKEIGGFRPEYDGAQDYDLILRASSHAKKIFYLPRVLYHWRVFEDSTSGGSPESKPYAIEAGRKAVETFLIEKGKVRFTVQNSKIPFSYDIIYD, from the coding sequence ATGAGCACTACTCTTGAACCTATTTTGTCTTTCTCTAGGCGAGCATATATATCCAAAGTAAAAGGGGATATATATGCTAATTATGCAATTTCTAGTCAGTGTGAAACCCTAGGGTTCCCTACTAATTTCGTTGATAGCCTGAGGAGTTTTTATCAAATAAGACAAAATTATATAGATTTAATTAGACCCTACTGTTGTAGCCGTCATTATTTTAGCTCTTACCTCAATTCTGATCTTTACTACAAAATACATTCGTTAGACCAGTACCCTATCATCGAAAATAGCAGTGATATTCAGGGAACTGAAATCGCTGACATCAAACAATTTGCGATTCAATCTGGATATTTTGATCCAAATTTCTATAGACTGACTAATCCGGACCTCTACCACTGTTCTAATGCCGAACTAGTTAATCATTTTTTTGATAATTCAGTAAATGAACCAAATAGGGACCCAAGTCAGTACTTTAGTGTTTCTCAATATTATAATCTGCACCCTGATGTTAAAGATGCTCAGCTTAATGCGTTAAGGCATTATTTGATGTATGGGAATATTGATGAACGGCAACACGCGCCAAGCAACAAAATATTAGACTCGCTCGTAACACTTAGAGATCATATTGACATATTAGATCATTCAGGGAAATGCAAGACATCAATATTTCAAGAATGTCAGGTTGCCATTTATCTGCATATTTATTATCCAGAATCTTTGCATGAATTTCTGGAATACCTTACTGTACTGCCATCTCAGATCAGATTAGTAATTACAACAACAACCTCTGAGAAAAAAGAACTCATCATTGAAATATTGGAACGAGCACTTTTAATAAATCGCCTTGACCTATGTCATGTTTATCACGAAAATAAAGGTAGAGATATTGGTGCTTTTATCAATATCTATGATGAGCTAATTAAGTATGATGTTGTATGTAAGTTACATGCTAAGAAAAGTCCTCACCTTGGAGAGTTCGGGAAAAGCTGGTTTAGATACCTCATTCGATCTACAATTGGCAACCAATCTGCAATTGAAAATATAGTTAATATTCTTTATCATAGTAAGGATATTGGCATACTTGCTCCGACAAGTTTTCAGGGAACAAACAACCATGACTGGGCATCAAATTTTGACATTTCACAATCCATTTCGGATCACATATTTAATTCTGAATTAGATATTAACAAAGAAAAACTTCGTTATCCTTCAGCCACTGTCTTTTGGTTTAAACCTGAAGCTTTAAATCAACAACAATTTAGGTCTATTCAACCAGACTTTTTCCCTGAGGAACCAATACCTATTGATGGGACTACTGCACATTCACTAGAGAGACTTATTCCATATATATCAATTCTTAATGGGCTTAAAACACTATATTATTTTGATCCGTCATTATATTTGAAATCGATTAAAGAGTGGAATGTACTTGAAAGTATCAAAGCCTGTGATGATCGTAATACCTTCATAATTGTTGGTCACGATGCAAGTAACAGCGGAGCGCCTCGTACTGCTTTGGCCTTACAACGATCACTGATTAATGACTTGAATTTAAACTGTATAGTAATTCTCCTAAATGACGGGCCACTTTTACAAGCATATAAGGATAATGGTCCGACTTTTGTATTTAAAAATAATCTTGTACATTCATATTTAAACGCTGTATTTAAGTATTCCGATAGACTGCTTAATGTAGTCACTAATACTGTGATTACTGCTGTCGTCGGTCAATTAGCTCAGGCTTATGGTCATACTCATGTGGCGCTTGTACACGAGAACGCAGATACGGGGTATTGGCCCTCAGAAATGTTTGGTCATGCACTGAATGGAGATTTGTGTGTTTTCCCAGGAGAAGGAGTCGCTCAAGCTGCATATACAATATGTAATATTGATGCGCCCAAAAATGTTGCTATTCGGCCACAAGGTATTTATCGACATAATTTTCCTGACTTATTAATTGACGAATGCTATGAATCTGTTCGCACAGAGCTGGGCATTCCCAAAGACTCAAAGATCATACTAGGTTGTGGCACAATAGAGCCAAGGAAAGGTGTTGATATCTTTATTGAAACGGCAGATTTTTTCTTAAATAATAGTAGTGAGAATATATTTTTTTTATGGATAGGTGATTTACCTGCATCCAAATGTGATGACAGGAATTGGGCCGAACAGTTACTGGATAAGCTTAAGGATCTACCGAATAGTAATTGTCTTATTCTTGGTGGTTGCACAAAGGCAGATCGCTATTTTCAAGCATGCGATGTCTTCTATTTAACGTCTCGTAAGGATCCATTTCCTGGAGTAGTTCTTGAAGCAATGGCTTGCAAAAAGCCAATAATTGCATTTGAAGATGCAACTGATGTAGGAAATGCCTTCAATGATGGTACTGGAGGTTTTTTGTTGAGTCAATTTGATGTGACATTAGCCGCAGAAAAAATATATTTGTATATAAAAAATCCTCAGCTTGCATATGATGCTGGAATTCATAACGAAAATGTAATCCAACGTGATTATATATTTTCGAAATATGCAAATTTTTTAATTGAAAGGTCAAACTTGCTTCGCTCTGCAAAGCTTCAGTCCGATTCAGTTATCAGCTTTATCGTTCCTATTTTTAAAACCCCTCTACTCTACCTTCAGCAATTATTATCTTCAGTCCAATCTCAATCTTATCCCAATTGGGAACTTTGTCTAGGTGGTGGTGATCTTGATCAAGATGTATTGTCTTATTTAAATTATAAAATGCTAAGTGATCATCGCATTAAATATATTGAAGTAAACTCTTCTGAACAAGGAATATCAGTAAATTCTAATGCTGCAATTTCTATCTGTACAGGCAAATATATTGCACTTCTGGATCACGATGATTTATTGTCAGCAAACTGTGCTCTTGAGATTATATCTATTCATGAAGAAAATGACTGCGACTTTGTTTATACAGCTGAAGACAAAGTTGACGGCACAGGCCTGAATTTTTATGGCCCTGTCTATAAAAATGTGTACTCAGAAGAAAAGCTACTCAAGAATAATTATATTACACATCTGTCATCATTCTCGCGAGAACTAATTAAGGAGATTGGCGGATTTCGCCCTGAATATGACGGTGCACAAGATTATGACTTGATTTTGAGGGCCTCTTCTCATGCAAAAAAAATATTTTATCTTCCTCGGGTTCTTTATCATTGGAGAGTCTTCGAGGATTCAACTTCGGGCGGTTCTCCTGAATCTAAACCTTACGCAATTGAAGCTGGTCGAAAAGCCGTGGAAACATTTCTAATAGAGAAAGGAAAAGTCAGATTTACCGTTCAAAATAGTAAAATTCCATTTTCTTATGATATCATTTATGATTAA
- a CDS encoding sulfotransferase family 2 domain-containing protein gives MNKPDSYSNNKQSADSISLELKKSIEREKKLEKALFEVFPVDLYRQVKALPDEYDDDSKVIDHFVNYGIKEMNLKEIINDSISYDPDIPKNQYRHIQEAAELIALELTESRLRVKTLSLKASAGCLRDSGITNINNSNHIEADAERILLKTQGNPTNLFANENYQFAINHTKVHYKSNSVCTWIPKNACSNLRCSIAIANGAIAGVEEIKWIHANNDCFVASTKEALEAEFTFIILRNPFKRLLSYFLDKLCHADDPQEDISYQIAKGVFDFKSEMSFEDFINYIWEYPHTIYEDEHTRPQCDFVLYRNYDRYYSIEGLEDAIREIQTKTGLKFYDVRGINSIYTTKDHDSDSGITYQTKAVDIKHRQIQKQSPLTKNMYSKEMIKKVAAIYLQDIILYLRRVANGSSELDYWIQRAF, from the coding sequence ATGAATAAACCAGACTCTTATTCTAACAATAAACAATCTGCGGATTCAATTTCTCTTGAATTAAAAAAGTCAATAGAACGAGAAAAAAAACTTGAAAAGGCCCTTTTCGAGGTTTTTCCTGTTGATCTGTATAGACAAGTAAAGGCACTTCCAGATGAATATGACGATGACTCAAAAGTTATTGATCATTTCGTTAATTATGGCATAAAAGAAATGAATCTTAAGGAAATAATAAATGACAGTATAAGCTATGATCCAGATATACCTAAAAATCAATATCGTCATATTCAAGAAGCTGCCGAGTTAATTGCACTTGAATTAACAGAGTCAAGACTTCGCGTAAAGACACTATCCTTAAAAGCATCAGCTGGCTGTCTGAGAGACTCAGGAATTACAAATATCAATAACTCAAATCATATTGAGGCCGATGCAGAGAGGATTCTTCTAAAAACCCAAGGAAATCCTACAAATCTTTTTGCAAATGAGAACTACCAATTCGCTATAAACCACACCAAAGTCCATTATAAAAGCAATAGCGTGTGTACATGGATCCCAAAAAATGCATGCTCAAACCTCAGGTGCTCAATTGCAATTGCTAACGGAGCAATTGCTGGTGTTGAGGAAATTAAGTGGATTCATGCTAACAACGATTGCTTTGTCGCAAGCACAAAAGAAGCACTTGAGGCTGAATTCACATTCATTATTCTCAGAAATCCGTTTAAAAGGCTATTATCTTATTTTCTTGACAAACTATGCCACGCAGATGATCCTCAAGAAGATATAAGTTATCAGATTGCCAAAGGTGTATTTGATTTTAAATCCGAAATGAGTTTCGAAGATTTTATAAATTATATATGGGAGTATCCGCATACGATTTATGAGGATGAACATACTCGGCCACAATGCGATTTCGTTTTATATCGGAATTACGATAGATATTATTCAATCGAAGGGTTGGAAGATGCGATAAGAGAAATACAAACAAAGACTGGTCTCAAATTTTATGATGTAAGAGGTATAAATTCAATATATACTACAAAGGATCATGATTCTGATTCTGGTATAACGTATCAAACGAAGGCCGTTGATATCAAGCATCGGCAGATTCAAAAACAATCACCACTTACTAAAAATATGTATAGTAAAGAGATGATTAAAAAGGTTGCAGCAATCTATCTCCAGGACATAATTTTATACTTAAGGAGAGTTGCGAACGGAAGCTCAGAACTTGATTATTGGATACAGCGAGCTTTTTAA
- a CDS encoding ion transporter: protein MASDRSFRQRLRTTVLEANTTAGKIYNLVIFGAILLSVVVLLLEPNPLGNSALQQTEVFWIDLVQDGCLAVFAADFVLHLAVVPSPRKYLFSFTGLIDLSAVLFFFVPQVRSELLLWVFKFGRILRVFKLLKFIDEAKVLAQALRGSARTICVFLFFVFLLQVVLGYAIFVIESSGPNSQFDTVSKGLYWAIVTMTTVGYGDVVPQTALGRLLASVVMMLGFGIIAIPTGILTVSGMQRHQKQLAGVACHQCGRQGHRSDAQHCDQCGGLL, encoded by the coding sequence ATGGCGTCTGACCGTAGTTTTCGGCAACGGCTTCGCACCACGGTTCTTGAGGCCAACACCACGGCTGGAAAGATCTACAACCTGGTGATCTTTGGGGCGATTTTGCTCAGCGTGGTGGTGTTGCTCCTTGAGCCCAATCCCCTAGGAAACTCAGCGTTGCAGCAAACCGAGGTGTTTTGGATCGATTTGGTTCAAGACGGTTGTTTGGCGGTGTTTGCTGCGGATTTTGTCTTGCACTTGGCGGTGGTTCCCAGTCCCCGGAAGTACTTGTTCAGCTTCACCGGTCTGATCGATCTCAGTGCCGTGTTGTTCTTCTTTGTGCCGCAGGTTCGCAGTGAATTGCTGCTTTGGGTGTTCAAGTTTGGCCGCATTCTGCGGGTGTTCAAGCTGCTTAAGTTCATTGATGAAGCCAAGGTGTTGGCTCAGGCGTTGCGTGGAAGTGCCCGAACCATTTGTGTGTTTCTGTTCTTTGTGTTCTTGCTGCAGGTGGTGCTGGGCTACGCCATTTTTGTGATTGAAAGCTCTGGTCCGAATTCCCAGTTCGACACCGTGTCCAAAGGGCTGTACTGGGCGATCGTCACGATGACCACTGTTGGCTACGGCGATGTGGTGCCGCAGACCGCGTTGGGTCGGTTGTTGGCTTCGGTTGTGATGATGCTTGGTTTTGGAATCATTGCGATTCCTACCGGGATTCTCACCGTTTCAGGGATGCAGCGTCACCAGAAGCAGTTGGCTGGAGTGGCCTGTCATCAGTGCGGTCGGCAAGGCCATCGAAGCGACGCGCAGCACTGTGATCAATGTGGGGGTTTATTATAA
- a CDS encoding NAD(P)H dehydrogenase subunit NdhS translates to MASAAAPILPGSTVTVQDVTSIYNGYTGFVQRISGDRAAVLFEGGNWDKLVTLRLKDLQAV, encoded by the coding sequence ATGGCGTCCGCAGCAGCTCCAATTCTTCCCGGCTCCACGGTGACCGTGCAGGATGTCACTTCGATTTACAACGGTTACACCGGTTTTGTGCAGCGCATCAGTGGCGATCGTGCTGCCGTTCTGTTTGAAGGAGGGAACTGGGACAAGTTGGTGACCTTGCGGTTGAAGGACCTCCAGGCTGTCTGA
- the rimM gene encoding ribosome maturation factor RimM (Essential for efficient processing of 16S rRNA) translates to MADSEEWLEEWLTVGKIVGVQGLQGELRVNPASDFPERFTVPGPRWVRSKGSAPREVQLKSGRQLPGKSLFVVRLDSVDNRNAAEALVGSDWMVPADDRPALGEGEFHLLDLVGLEARLSLDSDPIGTVTDLISGGNDLLQIKRSNGSTLLIPFVEAIVPEVHLKDGWLLLTPPPGLMDL, encoded by the coding sequence ATGGCAGACAGCGAGGAATGGCTCGAGGAATGGCTCACAGTGGGAAAAATTGTGGGAGTTCAAGGGTTACAAGGGGAATTGCGGGTGAATCCCGCCAGCGACTTCCCGGAACGCTTCACCGTGCCCGGTCCTCGCTGGGTACGCAGCAAAGGCTCAGCTCCACGGGAAGTCCAACTCAAATCAGGTCGCCAGCTGCCAGGTAAAAGCCTTTTTGTGGTCCGCCTCGACAGCGTTGACAATCGCAATGCAGCAGAAGCCCTGGTAGGCAGCGATTGGATGGTTCCAGCAGACGACCGCCCAGCACTCGGGGAGGGGGAGTTCCATCTACTGGACTTGGTCGGCCTCGAAGCCCGCCTCAGCCTGGATAGCGACCCCATCGGCACCGTGACCGATCTGATCAGTGGCGGCAACGACCTACTGCAGATCAAACGAAGCAATGGCAGCACATTGCTCATTCCCTTCGTGGAGGCGATCGTTCCAGAGGTTCATCTCAAGGACGGCTGGCTCTTGCTGACCCCACCCCCTGGGCTGATGGATCTTTAG
- a CDS encoding 2OG-Fe(II) oxygenase produces MAIDPKSLAPTYASSTPFPHLVFKKLWDESLLKKVAEECLAFTDWDEKKIFKSVSVNKRSCGIFGKLPPKTKMLLSYCNSSKFLEFLEEITGEKGLIPDPHLLGGGIHSSLNDGFLKMHADFNWHDRLKLYRRLNLLIYLNPDWDKSWGGELCLACKTDQGLHIEKTIEPLFNTTVLFTTTDQSFHGHPEPMSLPEGKFRNSLALYYYVSEKPVNSADIQRSYTDYRQLNGQRYL; encoded by the coding sequence ATGGCTATTGACCCAAAATCGTTGGCACCGACTTACGCATCCAGCACCCCATTTCCTCATTTGGTTTTCAAAAAGCTATGGGATGAGTCGTTATTAAAAAAAGTGGCTGAAGAGTGCTTAGCATTTACGGATTGGGATGAGAAGAAAATCTTCAAGAGTGTTTCTGTAAACAAAAGGTCTTGCGGCATCTTTGGCAAGCTGCCACCAAAGACAAAAATGCTTCTAAGTTATTGTAATAGCTCAAAGTTTTTAGAATTTTTGGAGGAAATTACTGGAGAAAAAGGTCTAATTCCTGATCCCCATCTTCTTGGGGGTGGTATTCATTCCTCTTTGAATGATGGTTTCCTTAAAATGCATGCCGACTTCAATTGGCATGACCGTTTGAAGCTTTATCGAAGGTTAAATTTATTGATCTATTTGAACCCGGATTGGGATAAATCTTGGGGAGGAGAGCTTTGTCTTGCGTGTAAAACTGATCAAGGCTTGCACATTGAGAAAACAATCGAACCGCTCTTTAATACGACAGTATTGTTTACTACTACCGATCAAAGCTTTCATGGCCACCCAGAGCCGATGAGTTTGCCGGAGGGGAAGTTTCGTAACTCGCTTGCGCTTTACTATTATGTCTCTGAAAAGCCTGTAAACTCTGCTGATATACAACGTTCATATACAGATTATCGTCAATTAAATGGTCAGCGCTATTTGTAA